The following DNA comes from Brassica oleracea var. oleracea cultivar TO1000 chromosome C5, BOL, whole genome shotgun sequence.
GATACTGAAAGAATGGGGCTTAGAAAAGAAGGCGTTTACAGTAACGGTGGACAACGCTACCGCCAATGATAACATGCAAGTGTTTCTAAAGAGACAGCTTCGCAAAAATCTGGCGTGTAATGGTGAATTTATGCATATAAGATGTGTGGCACACATCTTGAACAGTGGCGGATCTAGAAAATATTTTGAATGGAGGCAAAAAATAATTAATTAATTAATATATTTTTAATAAAATATATATATGTGTATATTTTTTATATTTGATAATGTTATATAAATTTTATATATTTCAAAATAAGAAAAGAAACTAATAAAATGATACACAAAAATATATTAAAGGAAGAGAAATGATGTATCAAGCTACTAAAACTATTTGGTAAAAAATTACTAAATACAAAACTGATTCTGAATTGAAAAGAACCAAAGAACCAATGAATTAAAAAAAACTATAAGAATGCAACGTAAGAAAAGTAATAATAATATGATAGCTGGCCCAAAGAATCAAAAAAATAAATTAAAAACAGTAAAATCGATGAACAAAAAAAACTAAAAGAAAGCAAGGTAAGGAAAAAGAGAATATAATAAGTAACCAAAAAGGGAAATTAGAAAAAACTAATAAAATCGGGTAAAACGTTTTGATGGGAATTTGATCGGTGGTTTAGTGGGTGCATAATGAGGGATGGGACCAATTTTGCCGCTGAAGTTTCACTACTGTTTGTGCAAATAAAAATATTTGTAATTTTTTTCTGGTGGCAACTGCCCCCACCTTGTTCAACGTAGGTCCGCCCCTGATCTTGAACCTTATTGTTCAAGATGGATTATCAGTGATTGGTGAAGCTTTAGAGAAGATTAGGGACAGTGTGAAGTTTGTAAAAAGTTCAGAGACTATGGAAAAGATGTTTGAAACTTGTGTGGAAACTGTTGGGATTCAGAATCAGAATAAGGCTGGTCTTATTTTGGATGTGTCAACGAGGTGGAACTCGACCTTCAACATGTTGTCTAGAGCTATTGAGTTTAAGGATGCATTGCGCAATCTCTCTGAAGTTGAGCCAAGCTACAAGTGTAATCCTTCAGATTTGGAATGGTCAAGAGGAGCACTCATCAAAGAGTTTTTGTTTCCATTTGCTAAGATGACAAAACTGGTTTCAGGCTCCAAATACCCTACAGCGAACCTCTACTTCATGCAGGTGTGGAAAATAGAGAGTTGGCTGAGACATCATGCGACTTCAGAAGATGATACAATATGTGAGATAGTGAAGATCATGAGGGTAAAATTCGATAAATACTGGGATGACTACAGTGATATATTAGCAATTGTTGCGGTCTTGGATCCGAGGTTGAAGTTCAAGTGCTTAGAATATTGCTATACCACTTTAAACCCATCTACAAGCAAAGCTAAAATGGATCACATCCGTAAGAAGATGGAAAAGCTGTTTGGAGTGTATAAGAAGAATACTAAGGCCACTACTACAACCGCTTCAGCAACAACAATGGAGAACAGTCTACCAGTCGGATATGGTGTAAGTTGTCAATCAATAGTCACTTGTTTTGCTCATTGGTTTGCTATTAATCACTTTTTTAATGTTTATATTGCAGGGGTTTTATGCATTCATTACTCAAAATGCAGGAGAAGGGAAATCAGCTTTAGATGTCTACTTGGCTGAACCGCCCATGGATTACTCTGCCTTTTCGAAGCTAGATGACTTAAAATACTGGAAAAACAATAAATCCCGGTTTAAGTAGTTGTCTCGTATGGCGTTTGATGTGCTTTGTATCCCTATTACAACTGTATCTTCAGAGTCTTCTTTTAGTGCTGGAAGTCGGGTCCTTACCAGGTACAGAAGCCGACTACTACCATCCAATGTACAAGCTCTCGTCTGTACAAGAAACTGGATTCGTGGGTTTGAACCGATGAGTAAGTTGTCTTTGCTTGCTTCTGTTATGAGATCTTTGCTTGTTTATGTTATGTGAAATGCCTAGTGTCATGTCCCCGATTCTGGATAGGATCGTCCGGACGGACTGCGGTGCGTGGAAATGCACCAGTATGGTCATATGGCCCAAAGACAAGCGTGTCATAGCCTGGAAGTAAGGTTAAGGGCATCAGGAAGCTAAGGCATAGCTAATCCAAGAAGGAGACAAGCTCAAAGGAGCTGGACAAGCGAGCTGGTAGCTGGACAAGATCCAGGTGAAGCTCGATGAAGTGAGTGATCAGAATGGATCATGGGAAAACTAAGTCTAGGTCTGGAAAATGACCAATGGGCTTAGAAGGATTGAAGAACATAAAGGAAACAGGCTGGACACAATGTATAACAGCTGGGCGATGCAGTAAGCAAGCTCGACCAGCTAGGTNNNNNNNNNNNNNNNNNNNNNNNNNNNNNNNNNNNNNNNNNNNNNNNNNNNNNNNNNNNNNNNNNNNNNNNNNNNNNNNNNNNNNNNNNNNNNNNNNNNNNNNNNNNNNNNNNNNNNNNNNNNNNNNNNNNNNNNNNNNNNNNNNNNNNNNNNNNNNNNNNNNNNNNNNNNNNNNNNNNNNNNNNNNNNNNNNNNNNNNNNNNNNNNNNNNNNNNNNNNNNNNNNNNNNNNNNNNNNNNNNNNNNNNNNNNNNNNNNNNNNNNNNNNNNNNNNNNNNNNNNNNNNNNNNNNNNNNNNNNNNNNNNNNNNNNNNNNNNNNNNNNNNNNNNNNNNNNNNNNNNNNNNNNNNNNNNNNNNNNNNNNNNNNNNNNNNNNNNNNNNNNNNNNNNNNNNNNNNNNNNNNNNNNNNNNNNNNNNNNNNNNNNNNNNNNNNNNNNNNNNNNNNNNNNNNNNNNNNNNNNNNNNNNNNNNNNNNNNNNNNNNNNNNNNNNNNNNNNNNNNNNNNNNNNNNNNNNNNNNNNNNNNNNNNNNNNNNNNNNNNNNNNNNNNNNNNNNNNNNNNNNNNNNNNNNNNNNNNNNNNNNNNNNNNNNNNNNNNNNNNNNNNNNNNNNNNNNNNNNNNNNNNNNNNNNNNNNNNNNNNNNNNNNNNNNNNNNNNNNNNNNNNNNNNNNNNNNNNNNNNNNNNNNNNNNNNNNNNNNNNNNNNNNNNNNNNNNNNNNNNNNNNNAGCTCCCTGAGCTAGATGGACTAGCTCACTCAGCTGGGACAGCTGGGGATCAGCTCAACTCAGCTGGACTGAGTGTTCAAGTCATGGGCAGTTGGGCCGGGTCTAGACAGTGGCCGGGCCATGTGGGTGACCCGTGTGTGCCGATGGGCTGGTAGGCTCTTGGGATTGAACCAGGGGCGTGGGCAATCAGTTTGGGCCTTGTTTGGCCTTGTCCAGGAGTGGATTGGCAGTTCCAGGGCGTGTGGTAACTGCCAGAGGCGAAATGTTGTGATCTGGACCATTGATTAAATCAATGGCCAGGATTGAAACCAAAGGGATGGTTAAAAAGTAACCACCAAAAAGTAACCACCCCTTCTTCNNNNNNNNNNNNNNNNNNNNNNNNNNNNNNNNNNNNNNNNNNNNNNNNNNNNNNNNNNNNNNNNNNNNNNNNNNNNNNNNNNNNNNNNNNNNNNNNNNNNCGTGAGGCATCGACCGCGGCCTAGTCGGCCGGGATCGGGTCTTACACCTAGGTTATGAGATCTTTGCTTGTTTCTGTTATGAGATCTTTGCTTATTTATGTTATGTGAAATGCCTAGGTTATGAGATCTTTGCTTGTTTCTATTAAGTCTGGTATGTATTGTCTTATTGAGTCTGTTATGTATTGAGTCCCATCTTTTGTATCGAGTCTGATATGCTCATCATGTATTGAGTCTGTTTGCTAACATCAGTTCTTGATGTGCTAGGTGATTCTGAAGATGAAGAAGAAGAAGAAGAAGAAGAAGAAGAAGAAGGTGGAAGAAGGTGGTGAGTACTTAACTTGTACTACTGGTGACCAAGTGAAGTTGAAGTCTATGAAGTCTATC
Coding sequences within:
- the LOC106292253 gene encoding zinc finger BED domain-containing protein DAYSLEEPER-like, whose amino-acid sequence is MEANTLNLYDDDYLSVEDMMAENEDHQEIQDAQGDYVTSPAKTRGNKRRHSTCWKNFSIVGDRLPDGTHNVKCNHCNQPYNLDLSRNGTNTMLRHSKRCSKTPGCTPGSNKKLDMISFREMMTIAIVEHNLSCQFVEYRRKEKANLRKVLSEVPGRISFTTDLWRAITVEGYLCLTAHYLDANGKLHAKIVEFCAFPPPHTSASIAMKLMEILKEWGLEKKAFTVTVDNATANDNMQVFLKRQLRKNLALIGEALEKIRDSVKFVKSSETMEKMFETCVETVGIQNQNKAGLILDVSTRWNSTFNMLSRAIEFKDALRNLSEVEPSYKCNPSDLEWSRGALIKEFLFPFAKMTKLVSGSKYPTANLYFMQVWKIESWLRHHATSEDDTICEIVKIMRVKFDKYWDDYSDILAIVAVLDPRLKFKCLEYCYTTLNPSTSKAKMDHIRKKMEKLFGVYKKNTKATTTTASATTMENSLPVGYGGFYAFITQNAGEGKSALDVYLAEPPMDYSAFSKLDDLKYWKNNKSRFK